The sequence below is a genomic window from Fulvitalea axinellae.
TCCATCGGCGACGTTATCCCATCCGATACGAATCAGTTCCTGTTCGAATCTCAAATCCGGAACATTGACAAATAAATCTGATGTTGTCGAACAGTCTGGCGTATAATGTTGTGACGCATCTTTATTCCAATCAGCATACTTTCCAGTACCATTTTTCGCCGCGTCGGCGGTGGCCTGGTCTTTTACCTGAATACAGCTCAGGTTTTCGTTTCCGTTAACATGGAATCTCGTCAGGTTTTCTAGTGTCGATATATCCAACGACTGCAACTGATTTCTTATTAGGTTCAGCTTTTTCAAGGCTGTATTCTTCGATAGGTCAATGGAAGTAAGCTTATTGTCTAGTATATATAGGGTCTCCAATTTGGTACAGCTCGAAATATTAATGGAAGTAAGCTGATTGTATTCCAAGGACAGGAAAAACAAATCGACATTCGCCGAAAGATCAATGGAAGTAAGCTGATTATGTTCCAAAGACAGCCTCTCCAATTTGGTGTTGGCCGAGAGATCGACTGAAGTGATTTGATTGCCATTTGCTTTAAGGAGCACCAAGTTTGTCATGGCTTCAATACCTTTCAGACTCGTGATTCCTTTACTGTTTATCTCCAATCTATCACGGTATTTTACATTGCTTTTTAGTAATTTTCCATCGGCAACATCATCCCATCCGATACGGATCAATTCCTGTTCGAATTTCAAATCTGGAACTGAGACATAAAGGTGACTATTGCAATCCGTTGAAAATTGCTGGTGTTCGTCTTTATGCCAATTAGCGTCTACAGTATGGCTTGAAGCAATACCTATACAATCCAAATCAGCGTTTCCGATTACATATACACTTGTTAGTTTTGTGTTAGCAGACAGGTCCAGCTCAGCTAATTTATTGTTATTCAAATTGACACTTGCCAGGTTGACATTCGCTGATAAATCTAATGACTCCACTTTGCCATTGTTTATCACTAAGAACTTTAAAAGTGTATTATCACTAAGGTCAATAGTAGAAATGTTGGTACCTGTTGCTACAAAAAGCTTGAGTTGCGCATTATTACTTAGATCAATCTGTTCAATTGGGTTGCCCGAAATCCAAAAATATTCCAAAGCCGTAAAGTTTGAGACATCAAGACTCGTAAGCGAAGTGTTTGAGATGTTCAGCTCTCGAATATTTGCGTTCGCTCCCAATTTCACACTTGCTAGAGGATTACCTTGAATACGGATTTCTTTAAGCTTGGTATTCGCCGAAAGATCAATAGCCGTCGCACGGTTACTGCTTCCATTAAAGCGCATCAGCTCTTTGAAACCTTCAATACCAGTAAAATCGGATATGATCTTATTGCTGACGCTCAACTCTGTCTTGTCTTCGATGTTAGCCGTTAATACTCGGGCATCAAGGACATCATCCCATCCTAAATTGATCAGCTCTTGTTCAAATCTTGCGTCTGGGATAGCGGTATAGTCGCTTGGCTTAGGCCCTGAGCAATCCACTGCAAATACATGCTGGGAGTCTTTTTGCCAATTAGCGTAATCTCCTTCGCCGTTATTCATAGCGTCAGCGGTGGCTTGGTCTTTTACCAGAATACAGCTTAAGTTCTCATTTCCCGAAATATAAAAGCTCTTCAAATTCGACAGCGCAGAAATATCCATATTCTCAAGCTTGTTCGACTTGAGATTCAAATATATTAACGCCTTATTGGCTGACAAATCGATCGTTTTCAATTGGCTTCCTTCGAAGGAAACGGTCTCCAACGCCGTATTTGACGAGGTATTGACTTCTGCGATGGCATTACCGCTCGCCGACAACGACTTTAAGGCTTTCATCGCCTCGATCCCTTTCAAACTTGTTATCCCTTTGTTAGAAATATCCAGACTTTCGATTTTGTCGATTTTCGATGTCAGAACTGTTCCGTCCTTTGTGTCATCCAAATTGAGACCGATCAGCGCCTGCTCAAATTTGGCGTCCGGAATGGCTGTATAGTCTTCTGGCTTAGGCCCTGAGCAATCCACTGTAAATTCATGTTCTGAGTCTTTCTGCCAATTGGCATACACCCCTTCGCCTTTATTCATGGCGTCGGCGGTGGCTTGGTCTTTTACCAGAATACAAACAAGATCCTCATTTCCCGAAACATAAAAATTCTTCAATTTCGACAGCGCGGAAATATCCATACTCTCAAGCTCGTTCGACTTGAGATTCAGATATGTTAACGCCGTATTAGCCGATAAGTCAATCGATTTCAATTGGTTTCCTTCAAAGGAAACGGTATCGAGCGCTGTATTCGATGAAATATTTACTGCTGAGATGGCATTATCACTTGCAGAGAGTAATTTCAAAGCCGTGTTATTCGAAAGGTCAATCGACTGAAGCTTGTTGCCCTTCAACTTTAAGTATTTCAGCTTTTTTGACTTGGAAACGTCTATTTTCTTAAGCTTGTTATCGTCTAGGGTAAGATCAACAAGCGACGCTTCTGGGGCAAAAGAAACCGAATCCAATCCGCATTTGCTTGCCGACAATTTTTTTATCGCCTTATTCTGGGAAAGGTCAAGATAACCGAGCGTATTAGAGGCAAGGTTTAACTCCTCAAGACTTGTAAACCCCTCGATTCCCTTTAAATCGGTGATACCTTTATTGCCTATATCCAGTTTTGTGACGGTCTTTGCGGTTTCGGTCAGGATTTTACCGTCTAACTTATTATCGTACTTTAAATCGATAAGGGCTTGCTCGAATTTACTGTCCGCGATTGCCGTCAACGCCGGCTCTTGATCGGGGCCATCATCCGAACTCTTGGAGCAAGAGCCCAAATATAGCACGGCTCCCAAAGCGATCGCACATGAAATTTTCTTTGTCATGATAACTAGTGATTACTGAGTTTTAAACGTATAAAACTAGACATATGAAAATGCTTTATAAATAACCCTGTTCGGGTATTCTGGGGCGACACAGGCACTTATCCGGTTTCTAAAAAAAGCGAAGTAAAACCGGTTTGAGTATTTCTATCTCAAAACACAAAAAACGGCGTCGATAATCGACGCCGTCAGGTAATTGTAAAAAAATAGAAAAGAGTACATACGTCTCGGTCAATACGTACTCTTAAAATTTCAGTGTCTCTTAATCACAGTTTCCAAACTACTTTTTGACATTTATTTGACTGTACAAACATCCGGATTTGACATATCACAAAGCTACATTGAGTCTGGATGCGGGTAAATTACCCTCTTCGGGTATAATGAGGATATAGTCATGTTTTAACTATTATAATTGTCAATAAGTATATAGACGCTGATCCAAAAAAAACGACGAGCCATAACATGACTCGCCGTTCCTATTCATTGATCCAATGATTATCAATTACATTCAGTAGAAAAATTAAGTCTTTGTGGATAGGTCCAATGAGAATAAGATGAATGGCGATTATTCAGTTTATTCGCTATATCTTGAGTAGGTACCTTGATACAATTTAGGTTGGGGTTTCCATTCAATCTGACATCGCCAAAGTTCGCTGAATTCGGAGTAACCGAAAAGTCCAAGGTTGGTAATTTAGGGTTGTTCTCAATGTGTAGCGTATTTATATTGTTAACCTTCGGTAGCTTGAGTAAAGTCAAATTTTGAATGCCAGATATTTTAAGCGTTGTAAGTTTTGTATTCTCTGATAAATCAAGGGAAAAATCTTGACGTGATCCATATCCCCCATTTATAACAAGACTTGTAAGATTTTTCATTGCTTCAATGCCTTTCAAGTTGTCCAGATAAGAGGTCCGCATTTCAAATTTTGTTACCTTTTCCATAAGGGAGCGCATTAGTTTTCCATCCTCCTTATTGTCTATCCCTAATGCGACAAGATGTCTCTCAAAACTAGGTCCTGGAATATTAACAAATTGACTTTCAGGACTAGCATTTCCATGAATGAAATCTTGAGCCCAACTCAAAACCCATGAAGCGTATTTGCCTTTTCTAGAATGGGCCTCTTCCGCTACGGTTTGATTAGCTACTTTTATATAATTCCCTGGGTTCTCAGAAGCATTGAAGACAGTCAAATCAAGATTCGAAATGTCTATAATTTGTAATTGATTTTTCTTTATGTTCAAGGTTGTTACACTGGATGGCAAAGTAAGATTCGTCAATCTATTGACATCGGCCCGAACATAAGTCACTTTTGTATTTGCGGACAAGTCAAGAGAAGTGAGCTGATTCTCCTGTAGTCTGACTGTCGTAAGCTTTGTATTTGCCGATAAATCAACTGAAGACAACAGGTTACCCCCTGCGTCAAGATTGACTAGATTCACCATGGCTTCTATTCCCTGTAAGCTCTTGATTTTCTTGCTGTTTACATTAAGTGTAGTTACAGTTATCAACTTATTCTTTATCGCCTTTCCGTCTACCGTATTATCCAATCCACGACCAATTAAAGCTAGTTCAAAATCGCTATCAGGAATATTAACAAATAGATTGGGTTTAATGGCGCAGTCGATCGTAAAATAATGTTGATCGTCTTTTAGCCACGAACCGTAATTCCCAGAACCATTGTTTGCTGCGTCAGCGGTGGCTTGGTCTTTTACCAAAATGCAGCTCAAGCTTTCGTTGGAGGTAACATAAAAGTTTGCCAAGTTTTCGAGTGCTGACAGATCCAACGACTGCAACTGATTCGTTTTCAGGCTCAGGTATTTCAAGGCCGTGTTCTTCGACAGATCAATGGAAGTAAGTTTATTATCATCCAAAGACAGCGTTTCCAATTTGGTATTGGCCGAGAGATCTACAGCGGCTATTTGATTGCTCCTGGCGCTGAGTGTTTTCAAGGAAGTCATCGCTTCAATACCTTCCAAGCTGGCGATTCCTTTCGTGTTTATCTCCAACTTCTCACGGTAACTGACGCTACTTTTCAGTAATTTTCCATCGGCAACATCATCCCATCCGATACGGATCAATTCCTGTTCGAATTTCAAATCTGGAACTGAGACATAAAGGTGACTATTGCAATCCGTTGAGAATTGCTGGTGTTCGTCTTTATTCCATTGACTGTCGATAGTTTGGCTGGAAGCTACAGTAATGCAATCCAGATCCGGATTTCCATTGACATATACATGCGTCAATTTCGTATTGGCCGAAAGATCCAGCTCAGTTAATTTATTGTTCAGTATTTTAAACTTCGTCAGCTCCGTATTAGCAGAAACGTCGATTGACTCGAGCTTTCCGTTGTTCAATTCAAAATTCTGAAGTTGTGTATTCTTGCTTAGATCGACAGAAGACAACGGATTATCTGAAGCGCCAAACTGTTTAAGCTTAACGTTCTTACTGATGTCAATCTGAGTAATGGCGTTATCGTTTATATATAAGTTTTCCAGTCCGGTTAGCGAGGATACATCCAAAGCCGTCAACTGATTATTTGAAAGAATCAGGTTACGCAAATTCGTATTCGCACCAAGTTTAATACTCGTCAGCGGACCGCCGTCAAAGTCAACCGTCTGGAGCGTTGTATTCGCCGACAGGTCGATGGACGTAGCCTTATGTCCGGAAATGGTGAAAGTAACCAAGGCTTTGAATGCTTCGATTCCCGTAAAATCGGCAATATTCTTCTGCTCTTCAAGCTTAAACTCTGTCTTGTCTTCGATGTTAGCGGTCAGCACACGACCGTCTTTGGCGTCATCCCATCCTAAATCGACCAAAACTTGCTCGAAGTTTCCATCGGGAATAGCGGTATAGTCTTCCGGCCTCGGCCCTGAGCAATTGGTGGTAAAAAAGTGCTTCGTATCTTTCTGCCAGTTCGCGTAATCCCCCTCACCTTTGTTGATAGCGTCAGCGGTGGCTTGGTCTTTTACCAGAATACAGCTTAAGTTCTCATTTCCCGAAATATAAAAGCTCTTCAAATTCGACAGCGCGGAAATATCCATATCCTCAAGCTTGTTCGACTTGAGATTCAGATATGTTAACGCCGTATTAGCTGACAAATCGATCGTTTTCAATTGGCTTCCTTCGAAGGAAACGGTCTCCAACGCCGTATTTGACGAGATATTGACTTCTGCGATGGCATTACCGCTCGCCGACAACGACTTTAAGGCTTTCATCGCCTCGATGCCTTTCAAACTTGTTATCCCTTTGTTAGAAATATCCAGACTTTCGATTTTGTCGATTTTCGATGTCAGAACTGTTCCGTCCTTTGTGTCATCCAAATTGAGACCGATCAGCGCCTGCTCAAATTTGGCGTCCGGAATGGCTGTATAGTCTTCCGGCTTAGGCCCTGAGCAATCCACTGTAAATTCATGTTTTGAGTCTTTCTGCCAATTGGCATACACCCCTTCGCCTTTATTCATGGCGTCGGCGGTGGCTTGGTCTTTTACCAGAATACAAACAAGATCCTCATTTCCCGAAACATAAAAATTCTTCAATTTCGATAGTGCGGAAATATCCATACTCTCAAGCTTGTTCGACTTGAGATTCAGATATGTTAACGCCGTATTAGCCGATAAGTCAATCGATTTCAATTGGTTTCCTTCAAAGGAAACGGTGTCTAGCACTGTATTCGATGAAATATTTACTGCTGAGATGGCATTATCACTTGCTGAGAGTAATTTCAAAGCCGTGTTATTCGAAAGGTCAATCGACTGAAGCTTGTTGCCCTTCAACTTTAAGTATTTCAGCTTTTTTGACTTGGAAACGTCTATTTTCTTAAGCTTGTTATCGTCTAGGGTAAGATCAACAAGCGACGCATCCGGGGCAAAAGAAACCGAATCCAATCCGCATTTGCTTGCCGACAATTTTTTTATCGCCTTATTCTGAGAAAGGTCAAGATAACCGAGCGTATTAGAGGCAAGGTTTAACTCCTCAAGACTTGTAAACCCCTCGATTCCCTTTAAATCGGTGATACCTTTATTGCCTATATCCAGTTTTGTGACGGTCTTTGCGGTTTCGGTCAGGATTTTACCGTCTAACTTATTATCGAACTTTAAATCGATAAGAGCTTGCTCGAATTTACTGTCCGCGATTGCCGTCAACGCCGGCTCTTGACCGGGGCCGTCATCCGAACTCTTGGAACAAGAGCCCAAATATAGCGCTGCTCCCAAAGCGATCGCACAGGTAATTTTCTTTGTCATGAGAACTAGTGATTATTGAATTTAAATAAACAAAACTAGACATATGAAAGTGCTTTGTAAATAACCCTGATTGGGTATTCTGGAGCGATACAGGCACTTATCGGGTTTCGAAAAATGAAGTGAAACCGGTTTGAGTTTCTATCTCAAAACAAAAAAACGGCGTCGATTATCGACGCCGTCAGGTAATTGTAAAAAATAGATAAGAGTACGTACGTCTCAATCAATACGTACTCTTAAAATTTCAGTGTCCCTTAATCACAGTTTACAGAGAAAGTTTGATGATCGCCCTTAAACCAGAACACATAATCGCCTGTCTTGGCGTTAGCGCCGTCGGCGACGGTTTGGTTAGCGACCTTGATACAGGTTAGGCTCGGGATTTGGTCTGAATATAGAATTTCAAGCTTCAAGTTTTTTGAAAGATCAAGTTCACTCAACTGATTTCTATCGAGCGCCAAACTTGTTAAGTTCAGATTTTGAGATACATCCACCTGCGTTAATTTGTTGTTACTAAGACTGAGACTAAGCAGGGCTGTATTTTTGCTCGGATCGATAGCCGTCACTTGGTTATGGCTAAGATCAAGTAATATGAGATTCGAATTTGATGAAAGATCAATCGTTTGTATTGAATTACCATAAATGTTCAGCCTTTTCAAGTTTGTAAAAGCCTGGATACCTGTCATGTCTTGGATCTCTTTATATTGCATCGTCAGTTTGGTTACTGCTTTAGCTGTTGCCGTCAGTATTCGTCCATCCTTTACATCATCATGCCCCAGATCGATCAATGCCTGTTCAAAATTAGCGTCTGGAATGGCGGTGTAGTCAGCTGGATTCGGCGCGGAGCAGTCTACGGAAAAAGTTTGGTTGCTGCTTTTGTACCATTTATCATGAGGGAACTGTCCGGCATTAGCCTTGCTGGCGACGAATTGATTGGCAACCTTGATGCAAGACAGAGACTCATTAGCTTGGACGTTGACCTCGGAAAGAAATTGGTTATTTGAAACATCAAGTTCACTCAATTGATTATTCGTGACTAACAAATGTGTTAATTTTGAGACTTGGGATACATCCACCTCCGTCAACTGGTTATTAGGGAGATTGACATGGGTCAGGGTCGTGCTTTGAGGTAAGTCGATAGCCTTTAGTGGGCTATTCAAAACATGAACTGCTTTGAGTTTCAAGTTCGATGTAAGGTCAAGTGATTGAATTGGGTTCTCTGTAAGTTGCAAAGTGTTCAACTTTGTAAAAGCCTGAATACCCGTCATGTCTTTGATCTCTTTTCTGATCAATACCATGCTAGTTACTTCATTAGCACTAGCTGTCAAAATATATCCGTCCTTCACGTCATCACTCCCCAATTCGATCAAAGCCTGTTCGAAATTGGCATCTGGAATGGCGGTGTATAGAGATGGATCCGGCGCGTTGCAGTCCACAGAGAAACGCTGTGAGTCATCTTTGGTCCAATTTGTATATTGCCCCGTCTTTGCATTTGCCCCATCTGCAATTTCCTTAGTTGCGACTTTTACACAGGTTAATGACTCATTTTCAGCCACATGAACAAAAGTAAGCTTCGGATTATTAGAAATGTCAAGCTCTGTCAATTTGTTTCTCCCAACGGCAATAAAAGTCAATGCTGTATTATTCGAAAGGTCAATCGCTGACAGCTGATTGCCATAAAAATTGGCTGAAGTAAGCGCCGTATTCTTACTAAGATCAATGGATTGGATTTGATTGATGCTAAGATCCAAACGCTCAAGTTTAGTGAGCATGGATACTTCTATCGTTGACAATTGATTGTTATCTACTTTAAGAGTCTTTAAGTTCAAGTTATGAGACAAATCGACTTGACTGATAGAATTGTGTGATGCGATTAGACTAGTTAGTGCCTTAAATGCATGAATTCCACTAAGACTCGTGATCTCTTTTCTGAACAGGTTCAGTTCTGTCACTTTCTCTGCTGTACTCGTCAGGACTCTCCCATCTTTCACGTCGTCATGCCCCAGTTCGATCAAGGCCAACTCGAAGTTTTCGTCTGAAATAGCTGTGAAAAGAGACGGGTCCGGTGCGTTGCAGTCATGAGAGAATTTTTGGCTTTCGTCTTTCTTCCATCCCGAATACGCTCCCGTTCCTCCGTTGGCTTCGTTTACGTTCACGTCTCCGTTTACTTTCACGCAGGTAAGCGGGTTGTTGGTCACGTTAAGCGCCGAGATTTTCGACAATTTCGAAAGGTCAAGCTCTTCCAACTTGTTATCTTGGATAAAAAGCCCCTTCAACTCCACATTCTTCGACAAGTCGATTGATTGGAGTTTGTTCGACCAGATTGCAAGATCAGTCAAAGCCAGATTCTTCGACAAATCTAATGTAGTGAGATTGTTCATTCCCACATGAAGGCCTGTCAAGGCTGTATTTTGACTCAAGTTGAGGCTCTGAAAATCGCAATCAATCAATTCAAGCGATTTAAGCTTCACATTCTTTGAAAGATCAAGCGTTTGCAAAGCTGTACTTCCGGCTTGAAGTTCTTCCAAAAGTGTATTTTTACTCAAGTCCAATTCGGTGATTTGGCTTCCTACGCATACCAAAGTCTTCAAGCCTACAAATGCCTGAATTCCTGCTAAACTTTTTACGGCTTTTGGAATCGAGAGCTTATCGACTTCCGCAACGTTGGCGGTGAGTACGCGTCCGTCCTTTGTGTCGTCATGGCCCAAATCGATAAGAAGCTTTTCGAAGTTTTCGTCCGGGATGGCGGTGAAAAGAGACGGGTCCGGTGCGTCGCAGTCTGTAGAGAAACGTTGACGGGCATCTTTTTTCCAATTGCTATTTATGGTATGACTTGAGGCAATACCAATACAATGCAGGTCCGGGTTTCCGTTCACGAATACTTGCGTCAATTTCGTGTTAGCGGAAAGATCCAGCTCTGTCAGTTTATTATTGTTTACTTGAAGGCTCTGCAGATTCGTATTGGCCGAAAGATCCAAAGACTCAAGCTTACCATTGTAGATCCAAACGTTAATCAATTCTGGATTCTTACTCAAATCAACACTTGTCAAATCTGTACGGGCGCCCATGAATCGGCGGAGCTTCGTGTTTTTGCTCACGTCGATTTGAGCGATAGAGTTTCCGATAATCCACAAATCTTCCAAAGCGGTCAATGCCGAAACGTCGAGGCTCGTAAGCGAAGCGTTCGAAACGTTCAGCACACGCAATTTCGTGTTTGCACCTATTTTGATACTCGTCAACGGAGTGCTTTGGAGGTTGATATCTTCGAGCTGCGTATTTGCCGAAAGGTCAATAGTCGTCGCGCGGTTTCTGCTTCCCCCGAAGCGTACCAGCCCCTTGAAGCCTTCAATACCGGTGAAGTCGGAAATATTCAATTCAGTAAGGTTCAGCTCTTCCTTATCCTCAATATTTGAGGTTAACACGCGGTTGTCGGCGATATCGTCCCAGCCCAGATCGATCAAGGCCTTTTCGAAACTATCGTCCGGAATAGCTGTGAAAAGAGAAGGGTCCGGTGCGTCGCAGTCGTGGGAGAATTTTTGACTTTCGTCTTTTTTCCATTTCGAATACGCTCCCGTTCCTCCGTTGGCTTCGTTTACGTTCACGTCTCCGTGTACCTGCACGCAGGTAAGCGGGTTTTTGGTCACGTCAACTGCCGTGATTTTCGGCAATTTCGAAAGGTCAAGCTGTTCCAACTTGTTGTCCGAGATAAGAACCGCCTTCAACTCCACATTCTTCGACAAGTCGATTGATTGGATCTTAGTCGACACGATTGTAATATCAGTCAAAGCCGGATTATTCGACAAATCCAATGAAGTGAGGTCGTTCATTCCCACCGCAAGACCGGTCAAGGCCGTATTCTTACTCAGATCGAGACTCTTCAGGTTATTTTCTAACAACTCAAGTGATTTGAGCTTAACGTTCGTT
It includes:
- a CDS encoding leucine-rich repeat domain-containing protein; the protein is MTKKITCAIALGAALYLGSCSKSSDDGPGQEPALTAIADSKFEQALIDLKFDNKLDGKILTETAKTVTKLDIGNKGITDLKGIEGFTSLEELNLASNTLGYLDLSQNKAIKKLSASKCGLDSVSFAPDASLVDLTLDDNKLKKIDVSKSKKLKYLKLKGNKLQSIDLSNNTALKLLSASDNAISAVNISSNTVLDTVSFEGNQLKSIDLSANTALTYLNLKSNKLESMDISALSKLKNFYVSGNEDLVCILVKDQATADAMNKGEGVYANWQKDSKHEFTVDCSGPKPEDYTAIPDAKFEQALIGLNLDDTKDGTVLTSKIDKIESLDISNKGITSLKGIEAMKALKSLSASGNAIAEVNISSNTALETVSFEGSQLKTIDLSANTALTYLNLKSNKLEDMDISALSNLKSFYISGNENLSCILVKDQATADAINKGEGDYANWQKDTKHFFTTNCSGPRPEDYTAIPDGNFEQVLVDLGWDDAKDGRVLTANIEDKTEFKLEEQKNIADFTGIEAFKALVTFTISGHKATSIDLSANTTLQTVDFDGGPLTSIKLGANTNLRNLILSNNQLTALDVSSLTGLENLYINDNAITQIDISKNVKLKQFGASDNPLSSVDLSKNTQLQNFELNNGKLESIDVSANTELTKFKILNNKLTELDLSANTKLTHVYVNGNPDLDCITVASSQTIDSQWNKDEHQQFSTDCNSHLYVSVPDLKFEQELIRIGWDDVADGKLLKSSVSYREKLEINTKGIASLEGIEAMTSLKTLSARSNQIAAVDLSANTKLETLSLDDNKLTSIDLSKNTALKYLSLKTNQLQSLDLSALENLANFYVTSNESLSCILVKDQATADAANNGSGNYGSWLKDDQHYFTIDCAIKPNLFVNIPDSDFELALIGRGLDNTVDGKAIKNKLITVTTLNVNSKKIKSLQGIEAMVNLVNLDAGGNLLSSVDLSANTKLTTVRLQENQLTSLDLSANTKVTYVRADVNRLTNLTLPSSVTTLNIKKNQLQIIDISNLDLTVFNASENPGNYIKVANQTVAEEAHSRKGKYASWVLSWAQDFIHGNASPESQFVNIPGPSFERHLVALGIDNKEDGKLMRSLMEKVTKFEMRTSYLDNLKGIEAMKNLTSLVINGGYGSRQDFSLDLSENTKLTTLKISGIQNLTLLKLPKVNNINTLHIENNPKLPTLDFSVTPNSANFGDVRLNGNPNLNCIKVPTQDIANKLNNRHSSYSHWTYPQRLNFSTECN